Within the Methanomicrobium sp. W14 genome, the region TTCATGCATGACATATTCAGGGTGGAAATTATCCTTGGGTGTACCGGAATTCAGGCCATTGCAATAATGGCGGGAGTTATAGCAGCTGTTTCGTCAACTTATGTGCAGAAGCTGATATCGGCATTTGTCGTCGTTTTCACCGTTGTCATAATGAACTTTATCAGAAACCTGTTCGTGATATTCGCGTACACTGAGCAGTGGTTTCCGTATTTACCTGAAATCGCGTCAAACGGACAGTACGGTTATGAAAGTTTTTTCTGGGCGCACAACGTCATATCTGAGTTCGGCTTATCTCTTCTGACTATCATAATACTCCTTTTGGCGCTGCTTAAACTGAACCCTGACCTGAAGGAGTTTATAATGGACATTATAAGGACATACAAAAAAGAGTTCGGTATCAAATCAAAAAAAGCGTTCAGCGGATGAGAGGTGAAATAAAATATATTCAGTTCACGTAAAATGCGCAAGTCGTGCCTAAAAACCGATCCGCATATTTTATTGGCTAATAAGTGGTTGGTTTAACATTAAATGGCTGATTTGTTCCTTACCCTTTCGCTCATATCATTTGTGCTCTTCACAGTTCCGACAGGACTAAGAAAGTACTTCGGGGCATTCGGGTGGACATTTCTGGCATTGTCCTTCTTCAGCATTACAGCCTCCTATCTCTCTGAAAACGAATTTGTGTACCTTTTCGGGGCTTTACTTTCGCTGCCGGTCTTCTATGTATCAATACTCTACTCACTTAAAGGTGACAAAACAGCCTTCAGAATCAACTTCGTTGCGGCAGTCGCTTTTATAATTTATGCAGCAGTCGCTTTTTTAAGCCCGGTCTCTGATTTTCTCATAGCAGCGCAGGTCGACAACACAGTAACAGCACTTGCCGCAATAGGGCACCCCGCATCAGCATCGGCATGGGACACCATACTTAGCAAAGGATATACGGTAATTATAACATTTTCATGCACCCCTGTTCTCGGAACCGCCGTAATGGTCGGTCTTGCCGCCGGTGCAAAAGGGAGCAGCCGCGGCAAATTTCTGGCCTGTCTGTTTGCAATAATCTCTCTTGCAGCGCTTAACATTATAAGGCTCATATTCGTTGTAGTCGCATACTCCGACCAGTGGTTTCCGTATTTTCTGGACATTGCATCAGAAGGATACCCCGGATACGAAAGTTTTTACTGGGCACATAATGTCATAGGAAGAATAAGCTTTACAATCCTTGGGATAGTTGTCGCCGGCGGAGGCATGGCACTGTTCGTACCGTCCATATGGGAGTTCTATTCCGAAATCCTTCATTTTTATTATAAAGGAATCAAAAATATTGCAGATACTTTTTCAACAATATTTAAGTCAAATTAAAATAATTTTTAAAGTAATGGAACGTTTGCTTCTTTTGTTCTGACGCGGATGAATTTGGGGGATGCCTTTTAATTGAAGAAGATAAAAAACAGGCCGGAAAATATAAAAAAACTGCATTCATACAAATTTTATCTTTTCACCGCAATCATCCTCATTGTACTTGCAGTAATAATCTCATCCATTTCCGTCGGGTTCATGTATTCTGTACAGCTTATCCGTGAACATGCTGTACACTCCCAAAATGAGGTCTGTGAACGTATATACTATGATACTGACCTCATAAACCGCGGTCTTGAGATGTACGACATGTCGCTTAACAACAGGCTTGAAACCGATTTCAAATATTTTATGGATGAATACGAAAAAAGCGGCAGAAATCCCGATAAAATGAACTTAAGCTCTGTCGCGGAAAAGACAGGCGACGACATTACGCTATATATTATCAACGAAAGCTATGTGATAACTCATTCCACAAACCCCGGCAGTATAGGCCTGGACTTCAGGACATATACCCCTTACTACATCAAATACTTAAGCGACATCATCAACTCCTCAGGATTCTTCCCGGAAAGGGTCTTGCCGGAGTCAGAAACCAGGCTACATAAAAAATTCGGCTACATGCCCACGCCTGACAACAAATATATCCTTGAAATGAGCCTTTATGACGAAAATTTCAACAACATCAGAAAGGAGCTTAAATACACTGACAGCATAGAAAAAATCGCAAATAACAGCCCTTACATTAAAGATATAAGAATATTTGATACCCTGAAAAGAGAGATTGAAAACGATTCATTTAGTCCTGACGCTGAATTTTCTGCCCTTCTTAATGAGATCTTTGAATCCGGAACCGGAAGGGACGTGAAAGACCCTGTCACAGGAGAAACTGTCAGGTATCTTTATGTCCCACTTAAAAGCAAAATTTACGGCTCAGACAACAGCCTTATAGTTGAAATGGCTCTTGACGACAGTCCCATTGCTTCATTAACAAACAGCATTGTCGCCCAGTATGTCCTGATAGTCCTGTTTTCCATACTTCTAT harbors:
- the artA gene encoding archaeosortase A codes for the protein MIEEFLAAASLCGYILFLVKWRFSKYFGALGWICLVAMIFSDFPGYIHENNFAYPLIALVSLPALYATIKLLMKENATVNRVTQGAAFAFIIYAPFAYIDQLGNLLIYANVFVLQTILDLLGFSYSMPQWNIFMHDIFRVEIILGCTGIQAIAIMAGVIAAVSSTYVQKLISAFVVVFTVVIMNFIRNLFVIFAYTEQWFPYLPEIASNGQYGYESFFWAHNVISEFGLSLLTIIILLLALLKLNPDLKEFIMDIIRTYKKEFGIKSKKAFSG
- the artA gene encoding archaeosortase A, which codes for MADLFLTLSLISFVLFTVPTGLRKYFGAFGWTFLALSFFSITASYLSENEFVYLFGALLSLPVFYVSILYSLKGDKTAFRINFVAAVAFIIYAAVAFLSPVSDFLIAAQVDNTVTALAAIGHPASASAWDTILSKGYTVIITFSCTPVLGTAVMVGLAAGAKGSSRGKFLACLFAIISLAALNIIRLIFVVVAYSDQWFPYFLDIASEGYPGYESFYWAHNVIGRISFTILGIVVAGGGMALFVPSIWEFYSEILHFYYKGIKNIADTFSTIFKSN